The Malassezia vespertilionis chromosome 2, complete sequence genomic sequence ACGTCTCAAGGATAAAATCGTGCCTCTATTTGAGCATATTGAGGACGAAGACTATGGGGACGAGTGGGAGTTGGTTGGCACCATTGAGCCTGGCACGCTGCGACAGATCCATACCTTGATCGAGACGGAAGCAAAGGGGAACGGTGGCGTTGAAACACTCTCCTTCACGGCGATGAGCGACGATGAAGGCGAAGAGTGGTAAGTTAAGTTAGGCGCGAAACAAGGTACGACATGAGACAATCGTGTTCGTCTGCAGTGGCGCACAATAAAAGTTGGATaattttgctgcgcgcgtggatATTTTTGCGCCCAATTTGATGAAGCGACTCGCTGTCCAACCGCCATACTTTGGCGTCCTTGTCGACAGTAACAGTCGTATttcgccgctgctgcgcaagaaacgAAAGCTCACCGGTAATCGTGCCCGCGAGCATGGCCTCGTTGATTTCGTAGTCGTCTTGGATAAACACATAGCGGGCTTTAAGAACGCCCGACTCGATAAAGTAAAGTGCatccggcgcatcgcccgcTTCCCATAATACGGTGCCCTTAATTAACGTCATTTCCTGTAACTCTTTTGCCAGGACATCAAACACGCCTTCATAGGCTGGACCGTCTGTGTACGGCCCCAGCGTGGTTTCCAAAACGTTCACCGCGCGTTGGTGCAGCTCTCGCTCGGGCGACGTGTCTTGCGAAAACGAGCGCATTTTTTCAGGGTGCGGGCGAGCAATGCACTGCATCTGCGGCATATCCTTTgccgcctcgcgcaagtGTTGGTTTCGCGGGGAGCCCCCGTGCTCTTCGGTCAAAGAATCGCGGGGAGGTTCTGTGTGTGTTGCAACATGACCGTGACTGGGCGTGTAAACTTCCCGAAGATACTCATTTTCGGTCCACTCCAGCGCCTCATTCAGCGAAGCAAATACGTCCAAATCCGGCGTGAGATCGGCCCATAAGTCCACactgcgcagtgcagcggCCACATCGCCGTCCGCATTGATTCCACAGAATACAAGACACACTTGGCGGTTGCAAAGCAAGCGATGGATGCGCGTGAGCATCTCTGCCGCAGAAAAATCAACGCTGGTCACAAGGGTAAAGTCCATAACGAGAAACCGTATCGGGTTTTGACCCCACGCACTAATATCCAGCATTTGGCGCACAAGTCGTTCCAGCGAGTTAATTGTGCCAAAAAATAGCGAGCTTTGCAGTTTCACGACGACCGTCTGGCGCCCGATGTTGTCCAAGAACCGTCGCTGTGTAGAATGGCGGCGTACGGTACTGCGTGCAGCATGCCCATTAAATATCGTACGCACCACATTCTGGCGCGAAGTCTGCATCACAAAGAAAAGACAAGCCAAAGCAATTCCAACAAGGCTGCCGACCACAAAGTCCGAGCACGTCATTACGACGACAATGACGGCGATGGTAATGTATTCCAGGCGACTGACACGTCCGATAGTATCGTAAAGTGCTTCCCGAACTAAATCGATCCCCAAGACAAAAATTAAAGCGCCCACGACCATAACGGGCAGGTATCCAATCATTCCCGGGCCGAGCATCATGACCAGCGCAGTAGCGCCAGCAAGCATCAAGCCGCTCAAACGCGAGCCACCGCCTACACGGTAAAACAGCACAGAGTTCACGTAGCATAGGTAGTTGGGTACGGTCCCCATAAAACCGGCGGCAATGTTGGATATGCCATGGGCAATGAGCTCTCTATCGGTGTCCACATTGTCCTCATTTACAGAGACGCCGAGTGCTGGCACGTTGAGTGGTACGTGAAGAATTC encodes the following:
- a CDS encoding uncharacterized protein (EggNog:ENOG503NZ2M; COG:P; TransMembrane:13 (i238-258o278-296i303-323o329-355i367-388o408-430i442-463o469-488i500-521o541-563i575-594o600-622i634-666o); BUSCO:EOG09260A27), which produces MVLRRAPASRHERTRSTISFSGPEMDVEAAHDPNAGSMPASHYTSASSFSTLEGRSYRFQNVVSEHRQWMEHAQPSSYTATSAIIREDTAELGELALTSEDESGISLATAEQDEDEQDTIYAVCASANSEAAGLGTMGTAKRANLATIPDMDEESWLREGERHTSYDAADFQYENPGRSIVPGDAAILAVSTKWSLLHRLRRSAAAASKSALTGDAAGEERLTWGDIGTACLAPVRQLHVVILGVLLNILDGVSYGMIMFPTSSSVFSDFGGDGVSMFFMTCIISQLVYTLGGSIFKGGNGSMMIEVVPFFHILVQGITRVVGESNGPAIIATTMVSFALSAVLTGLLFLVLGTLRLGALISYFPRHILVGCIGGVGVFLLETGFTVTARIEEEGGFKYDLARMHLLIANWTVTAQWALPLFFACFLNYITAKIHHPLVLPIYFLSIPVLFYAAAFGVFGASLEDLQKTGWVFDLGGASSDTAFYHYLTYFNLANTSLEALWATLPTQFALVFFGILHVPLNVPALGVSVNEDNVDTDRELIAHGISNIAAGFMGTVPNYLCYVNSVLFYRVGGGSRLSGLMLAGATALVMMLGPGMIGYLPVMVVGALIFVLGIDLVREALYDTIGRVSRLEYITIAVIVVVMTCSDFVVGSLVGIALACLFFVMQTSRQNVVRTIFNGHAARSTVRRHSTQRRFLDNIGRQTVVVKLQSSLFFGTINSLERLVRQMLDISAWGQNPIRFLVMDFTLVTSVDFSAAEMLTRIHRLLCNRQVCLVFCGINADGDVAAALRSVDLWADLTPDLDVFASLNEALEWTENEYLREVYTPSHGHVATHTEPPRDSLTEEHGGSPRNQHLREAAKDMPQMQCIARPHPEKMRSFSQDTSPERELHQRAVNVLETTLGPYTDGPAYEGVFDVLAKELQEMTLIKGTVLWEAGDAPDALYFIESGVLKARYVFIQDDYEINEAMLAGTITGELSFLAQQRRNTTVTVDKDAKVWRLDSESLHQIGRKNIHARSKIIQLLLCATADEHDCLMSYLVSRLT